Part of the Sporosarcina sp. FSL K6-2383 genome is shown below.
CTTGCCTACGTCATCGCAGTCGAAGAACTATCACGTGTTTGCGCGTCAACAGGCGTCACACTTTCTGCCCACACATCACTAGCAGGCTGGCCTGTATTTAAATACGGCACAGAAGAACAAAAGCAAAAATACTTACGCCCAATGGCAGAAGGTACAAAAATCGGTGCGTACGGCTTAACGGAGCCGAGCTCAGGATCAGACGCTGGCGGTATGCGCACATCAGCGAAACTCGATGGCGATGACTACGTCTTGAATGGTTCCAAAATCTTTATCACAAACGGCGGCATTGCCGACACTTACATCGTCTTTGCAGTCACTGATCCAGAATCAAAACACAAAGGAACAACTGCATTCATCGTCGAAAAAGATTTCCCAGGCTTCTCTGTTGGAAAAAAAGAAAAGAAACTCGGTATTCGTTCATCACCAACAACTGAAATCATGTTTGAAAACTGTCGCGTACCGAAAGAAAACAGGCTCGGTGAAGAAGGAGACGGTTTTATTATTGCCATGAAAACACTGGACGGTGGGCGTAATGGTATCGCTGCACAAGCAGTCGGAATCGCACAAGGAGCACTTGACGCATCGGTTGATTATGCGAAAGAGCGTGTTCAGTTCGGTAAACCAATCGCTGCCAATCAAGGCATTGGCTTCAAACTAGCAGATATGGCGACGGCGACAGAGGCATCTAGACTGCTGACATACCAAGCAGCTTGGTTGGAATCAAATAATTTACCATATGGCAAAGAGTCCGCAATGGCGAAACTAATGGCTGGAGATACGGCGATGAAAGTAACAACGGATGCCGTCCAAGTATTTGGTGGTTACGGCTATACGAAGGACTATCCTGTTGAACGCTTCATGCGCGATGCGAAAATTACGCAAATTTATGAAGGAACGCAGGAAATCCAACGTCTTGTCATCTCCCGTATGCTAACGAAATGATCGGGGGGAACAGCTATGGAAACAAAGCGTAAAGTAAAATCATCCGTTAAGGATGAAAGTCTCATCGAAAAACGGCGTGAACAGATGATTCAAGGTGCGGTGAAATTGTTCAAGGAAAAAGGATTCCATCGTGCAACGACCCGTGAAATTGCCAAAGAAGCAGGCTTTAGTATTGGCACGCTTTACGAATACATTCGAACGAAGGAAGATGTGCTTTATCTCGTTTGTGATAGTATTTACAATGAAGTGCATAGCCGCCTATCGACCTTGCCGACGCAGGAAGGGACGATTGATGGACTACGGCTAGCGATTGACCAATATTTCCATTTAATCGATGATATGTCCGATGAATTTCTAGTGATGTATCAAGAATCGAAATCACTGCCAAAAGATGCTTTGACTTATGTACTGAAAAAAGAAATGGAAATGGTCGCTTTGTTTGAAAATCTGCTAATCGCCTGTGCGAAATCAGGCGATTTACGTATCGCGCAAGCAGATATAAATATAGCGGCACACCATATCGTTGTCCAAGGACAAATGTGGGCATTCCGCAGATGGGCATTGCAGAAAAATCATACAATTGAAGACTATATTCGTATCCAGACGGATCAGCTCTTCAAAGGACTTGTGGGAGAATAAAAAAGGGGTGTTCTAATATGGCTACAGTTGAAATTTACAAACCAAAACATCATATCCGTTTCGTCACAGCATCTAGCCTTTTTGACGGTCATGACGCGTCCATCAATATTATGCGTCGCATATTACAATCCAGTGGCGCAGAAGTGATTCATTTGGGGCATAATCGTTCTGTCGAGGAAGTAGTAAATGCTGCGATTCAAGAGGACGTACAAGGGATTGCTATTTCATCTTACCAAGGCGGTCACGTCGAATATTTTAAGTATATGTATGATCTGCTACAGGAAAAAGGTGCACCGCATATTCGTATTTATGGCGGAGGTGGCGGAGTCATTATCCCGAAGGAAATCAAAGACCTGCATGACCATGGTATTGCCTGGATCTTCTCACCAGAAGATGGTCGTACAATGGGGCTGCAGGGCATGATCAATCGGATGCTGGAGGAATGTGATTTCCTGACGGAAGTTGACAATGAACTGGGTCAACTCGAAACCGTAACGACGGAAACACCGGAAGTACTCGCCAATCTTATTACGTATGCGGAAGAAATGTATGATCAGAATGATGCGAAGGCGAATGCGTTCATCACACAGGCGCGCGCACTAACTAAAAACACGCCAGTTCTTGGAATTACAGGTACGGGTGGTGCAGGGAAAAGCTCGCTGACGGATGAGTTAATCAGACGTTTTTTACGAGAACTACCTGATAAGAAAGTAGCTATCCTGTCGATTGACCCAACAAAACAAAAAACGGGCGGGGCATTGCTTGGTGACCGTATTCGCATGAATGCAATTTTCAATAATCGTGTCTTCATGCGCAGTCTCGCAACACGCGGTTCTCGCACGGAACTTTCTGGTGCCATCAAAGACGTACTCGATATTGTCAAAACAGTTGGTTTCGACTTGATCATTGTCGAAACAAGTGGAATTGGGCAAGGGGATGCGGAAATTACAGAAGTATCCGATGCTTCGATGTACGTCATGACAAGCGAATTTGGTGCACCAACTCAGCTAGAGAAAATTGACATGATTGACTTCGCGGACCTTATTGTCATTAATAAATTCGAAAGAAAAGGCTCCGAAGATGCGCTTCGCCAAGTACAAAAGCAGTATCAGCGCAGTCATTTACTATGGGATAAAGATGTAGCAGATATGCCCGTTTACGGCACAATCGCTAGCCAATTCAACGACAAAGGAACGAACGCATTATTCGCTGCGCTTGTTAACGTGTTGAATGAAAAATGTGGATTGGACTGGGAAACATCCTATGGACAATTCATTAAAACACAAAAACAGAATGTTATTATTCCAAATGATCGTCACCATTACTTGCGTGAAATTGCTAGTACAGTGCGTGATTATCATAAGAAATCTGAACAACAAGTTGACCTTGCGCGCCGCCTATTCCAACTTGAAGGTGCGATTGAGGCTGTGAATGAAAAAGCACCGAATGACGTACTCACTGCATCTCTTCAATCGCTTGTAGACGGCGTACATGAAGAGATGACGTCTGAGTCGAAACGGATTTTAGCGAATTGGGAGCAATTGAAAGAAGCTTATGCGGGTGATGAATTCATCACAAAAATTCGCGATAAAGAACTGCGTACAGCGTTAACGACTACCAGTCTTTCAGGTTTGAAAATCCCGAAAGTATCACTCCCGAAATTCAAAGATTACGGCGAAATCCTACGTTGGGTTTATAAAGAAAATGTGCCTGGTTCTTATCCGTATACGGCTGGTGTTTTCCCGTTCAAACGCGAAGGAGAAGACCCGAAACGCCAATTTGCAGGAGAGGGTACGCCAGAACGGACGAATCGTCGCTTCCATTACTTGTCGAAAGATGATGATGCTAAGCGCTTATCGACAGCCTTCGACTCTGTAACGTTATACGGGGAAGACCCGGATGAGCGTCCAGACATTTATGGGAAAGTCGGAGAGTCAGGCGTTAGTATTTGTACACTTGAAGATATGAAAAAGCTCTATGACGGCTTCGACCTCTGTGCACCGTCAACCTCTGTTTCGATGACCATCAACGGTCCAGCACCGATTATTCTAGCGATGTTCATGAACACGGCGATTGATCAGCAGGTTCGCATCAAAGAGGAAGAGCTCGGGCGTACATTAACAATGGAAGAATTCACTGCACTACGCGAGGCAACATTGCAAGTTGTGCGTGGAACTGTACAAGCCGATATTTTGAAAGAAGACCAAGGTCAAAACACTTGCATCTTCTCGACAGAATTCGCGCTACGCATGATGGGCGACATTCAGCAGTATTTCATCGACCAAAAAGTACGTAATTATTATTCTGTATCGATTTCGGGCTACCATATCGCTGAAGCAGGTGCGAACCCGATTTCACAGCTTGCCTTTACATTGGCGAACGGCTTTACGTATATTGAGTATTATTTAAGTCGAGGTATGGCGATTGACGATTTTGCGCCGAACCTATCGTTCTTCTTCTCGAACGGCCTCGATCCAGAATATACGGTCATCGGACGAGTCGCTCGCCGTATCTGGGCAGTGACTATGCGCGAAAAATACGGTGCGAACGAACGCAGTCAAAAGTTGAAGTATCATGTACAAACATCAGGACGTAGCTTACATGCACAAGAAATTGACTTTAATGATATTCGGACAACATTGCAGGCGCTAATGGCGTTGCAGGATAACTGTAACTCCTTGCATACCAACGCCTATGACGAAGCTATCACAACACCGACGGAGGAATCCGTTCGTCGTGCAATGGCTATCCAAATGATTATTACAAAAGAGCTTGGCCTTGCGAAAAATGAAAACCCGCTTCAAGGAACATTTATCATCGAGGAACTGACAGATCTTGTCGAAGAGTCCGTACTTCAGGAGTTTGACCGTCTCAATGACCGCGGTGGTGTTCTTGGGTCGATGGAAACACAGTACCAACGCGGTAAAATTCAAGAAGAATCAATGCATTACGAAATGCTTAAGCATACGGGGGAGATGCCGATTATCGGCGTCAATACCTACTTAAATCCAAACCCACCGTCTGCGGATGATATCGATAACATGGAATTGGCACGCGCCACTCAACAAGAAAAAGAAACACAAATTACCAATCTACGCGCATTCCAAGCTACACACGCCGACCAAACGGCGGAAGCGTTAGACAAACTAACAGCAGTAGCTGTCTCTGGCGGCAACATCTTCGCCGAGTTGATGGAAACCGTGAAAGTAGCCAGTCTCGGCCAAATCACAAACGCCCTCTACGAAGTCGGCGGTCAATATCGCAGAAATATGTAATAAACAAAAGCGCAGGGCGCCTGCCTAGATGCTCGGAGTCTAGACGATATAAAATCCACGGGGCAATCCCCGTGGATTTTTACGATTATATTGTACTCGAAAACAAATCGAAAAACGTGACATACTTTACCTTCATTTTTTATACTATATACTGAAGGAAAGGGGCTGTTTACTATGAAAGGGATTACGCACATAGCCATTGTCACAGTAATTATTATCCTTATTTATGTTCTATATGATGATGGCTTAGGTGCCATTCCTTTCCTTTTAGCAGCCATTTATTTATGCGGGATTATCATAAAAGAACTGAAAAGCTTGAGCAGAAGTAAAAGATTGTAGCATATTCCTGTCTTCATTGTATATAATGGTAGATATGTTTATCTTCATTATGAAGATAAAGCCTCCGGACGCAATTACGCCGGGGCGTAATTGATCTGCAGAGAAAGGACGTGCGTCTATTGAATATACGTGAAATGACAAAAGAACAACTGTTGGAAGAATCGATGATTAATATCGCCTATGCGATTTTGACTGAAAAGCATGAGCCGCTTACACTTCAGCAGCTAATGGATGAAATCCGTAAGCTTACAGGTATAAGCGAAAGAAAAATGAAGGACAAGCTACAACAATTCTATACAGACATGAATATTGACGGCAGATTCCTTGCTATCAATGACAACCGTTGGGGTCTTCGTGAATGGTACCCCGTGGATCAGATTGAAGAAGAAACAGCTCCTGTTGTTAAAGTACGCAAAAAGAAAAAGAAAAAAGTAGTCGTTGATGATGAGGATGAAGATCTAGAAGAAGAGGATGACGACGAAGACGAGCTATTCGACGAAGAATTCGATGAGCTTGTAGACGACGAAGATGAAGAGGACGACG
Proteins encoded:
- a CDS encoding acyl-CoA dehydrogenase, coding for MNFKLSEEHEMIRKMVRDFAENEVAPTAAERDEEERFDMDIFKKMAELGLTGIPWPEEYGGIGSDYLAYVIAVEELSRVCASTGVTLSAHTSLAGWPVFKYGTEEQKQKYLRPMAEGTKIGAYGLTEPSSGSDAGGMRTSAKLDGDDYVLNGSKIFITNGGIADTYIVFAVTDPESKHKGTTAFIVEKDFPGFSVGKKEKKLGIRSSPTTEIMFENCRVPKENRLGEEGDGFIIAMKTLDGGRNGIAAQAVGIAQGALDASVDYAKERVQFGKPIAANQGIGFKLADMATATEASRLLTYQAAWLESNNLPYGKESAMAKLMAGDTAMKVTTDAVQVFGGYGYTKDYPVERFMRDAKITQIYEGTQEIQRLVISRMLTK
- a CDS encoding TetR/AcrR family transcriptional regulator: METKRKVKSSVKDESLIEKRREQMIQGAVKLFKEKGFHRATTREIAKEAGFSIGTLYEYIRTKEDVLYLVCDSIYNEVHSRLSTLPTQEGTIDGLRLAIDQYFHLIDDMSDEFLVMYQESKSLPKDALTYVLKKEMEMVALFENLLIACAKSGDLRIAQADINIAAHHIVVQGQMWAFRRWALQKNHTIEDYIRIQTDQLFKGLVGE
- the icmF gene encoding fused isobutyryl-CoA mutase/GTPase IcmF yields the protein MATVEIYKPKHHIRFVTASSLFDGHDASINIMRRILQSSGAEVIHLGHNRSVEEVVNAAIQEDVQGIAISSYQGGHVEYFKYMYDLLQEKGAPHIRIYGGGGGVIIPKEIKDLHDHGIAWIFSPEDGRTMGLQGMINRMLEECDFLTEVDNELGQLETVTTETPEVLANLITYAEEMYDQNDAKANAFITQARALTKNTPVLGITGTGGAGKSSLTDELIRRFLRELPDKKVAILSIDPTKQKTGGALLGDRIRMNAIFNNRVFMRSLATRGSRTELSGAIKDVLDIVKTVGFDLIIVETSGIGQGDAEITEVSDASMYVMTSEFGAPTQLEKIDMIDFADLIVINKFERKGSEDALRQVQKQYQRSHLLWDKDVADMPVYGTIASQFNDKGTNALFAALVNVLNEKCGLDWETSYGQFIKTQKQNVIIPNDRHHYLREIASTVRDYHKKSEQQVDLARRLFQLEGAIEAVNEKAPNDVLTASLQSLVDGVHEEMTSESKRILANWEQLKEAYAGDEFITKIRDKELRTALTTTSLSGLKIPKVSLPKFKDYGEILRWVYKENVPGSYPYTAGVFPFKREGEDPKRQFAGEGTPERTNRRFHYLSKDDDAKRLSTAFDSVTLYGEDPDERPDIYGKVGESGVSICTLEDMKKLYDGFDLCAPSTSVSMTINGPAPIILAMFMNTAIDQQVRIKEEELGRTLTMEEFTALREATLQVVRGTVQADILKEDQGQNTCIFSTEFALRMMGDIQQYFIDQKVRNYYSVSISGYHIAEAGANPISQLAFTLANGFTYIEYYLSRGMAIDDFAPNLSFFFSNGLDPEYTVIGRVARRIWAVTMREKYGANERSQKLKYHVQTSGRSLHAQEIDFNDIRTTLQALMALQDNCNSLHTNAYDEAITTPTEESVRRAMAIQMIITKELGLAKNENPLQGTFIIEELTDLVEESVLQEFDRLNDRGGVLGSMETQYQRGKIQEESMHYEMLKHTGEMPIIGVNTYLNPNPPSADDIDNMELARATQQEKETQITNLRAFQATHADQTAEALDKLTAVAVSGGNIFAELMETVKVASLGQITNALYEVGGQYRRNM
- the rpoE gene encoding DNA-directed RNA polymerase subunit delta is translated as MNIREMTKEQLLEESMINIAYAILTEKHEPLTLQQLMDEIRKLTGISERKMKDKLQQFYTDMNIDGRFLAINDNRWGLREWYPVDQIEEETAPVVKVRKKKKKKVVVDDEDEDLEEEDDDEDELFDEEFDELVDDEDEEDDEEEEEEIVEIEADLLEPDDDLEIIPDDEDLELDEEEDDEDEDDEEIEE